The sequence CCCGCGGCCTGACCGCACCCCTACCGGAGACTCCCCGTGACCCTCACCCCCGCGCGCCGGATCGACACCGCGGACTGGACCGCGCTGGCCCAGGAACTGGACACCTACGGCGGCGCGCTCACCCCGCAGCTCCTCACCCCCGCCCAGTGCGCCGACATCGCCGCGCTGTACGAGAAGGAGGAGCTGTTCCGCACCACCATCGACATGGCCCGCTACCGCTTCGGCTCCGGCCAGTACCGCTACTTCCACCACGATCTGCCCGAGCCGGTCGCCGCCCTGCGCGCGGCCTTCTACCCCCATCTGCTCACCATCGCCCGCGACTGGGCCGCCCGACTGGGCCGCCCCGCGCCCTGGCCGGACACCCTGGAGGAATGGCTGGAACGGTGCCATGCGGCGGGCCAGGACCGCTCCGCGCAGATCCTCCTGCGCTACGAGGCGGGCGACTGGAACGCCCTGCACCGCGACGTGTTCGGCGAGATGCTCTTCCCCCTCCAGGTCGTCATCGGCCTGGACGCCCACGGCACCGACTACACCGGCGGCGAGTTCCTGCTCGTCGAACAACGCCCCCGGGCGCAGTCCCGCGGCACCACCCAGGTGCTC is a genomic window of Streptomyces gilvosporeus containing:
- a CDS encoding 2OG-Fe(II) oxygenase; translation: MTLTPARRIDTADWTALAQELDTYGGALTPQLLTPAQCADIAALYEKEELFRTTIDMARYRFGSGQYRYFHHDLPEPVAALRAAFYPHLLTIARDWAARLGRPAPWPDTLEEWLERCHAAGQDRSAQILLRYEAGDWNALHRDVFGEMLFPLQVVIGLDAHGTDYTGGEFLLVEQRPRAQSRGTTQVLRQGHGLIFTTRDRPVATKRGWSAGAMRHGVSTVRSGRRHALGLVFHDAA